Below is a genomic region from Homalodisca vitripennis isolate AUS2020 unplaced genomic scaffold, UT_GWSS_2.1 ScUCBcl_13686;HRSCAF=24023, whole genome shotgun sequence.
TGGTTGCTCTATTGGAACAGTATTGCATTATTCTTAAATGACTGATAATATTCAAACTGAGGGAGTGCTAATCCAGCACCTTGACCGTGTCAATGCACTGAATAAACACCTCCCAGGTGTGACGTCAACATGAAGGTGCTTATTGCAGGGGGTGCTAAGGCAGAGTCACTCTTTGTAGCactgtgtattaaataaatattactactcCAGTTATAACAGCATTGTACTTACTGGCAAAAGGTATTTTTCTGCTGGTGTCAAGTCTTTAGAATATTTGATAATCCACTCTTCCAGCTCTTTGGTGTTTTTTGCTGGGAAAGCTTCTTTGGTACTTTGTTTGCTTATGGCTAATACTATGTCCACTAACATTGTCTGTATCCTTGTCAGTTTATCTGTGTAAggatgtttgttttttatagcaTTTTCCCGGGCAACTCTGTgaacaaattttaagaaacattattatcatattattaaagcacttgattgttgttttattactaGCCTACATACAATTTCCGATTATTACAAAAAAGTTGTGTTAAAAGACTTTTTCATCAGAAATTTGAAAAATCTGAAGACAGAATTTCTTAAATACTATCTTATATCATATCATGGACATATATGATATAAATGAATCACTGTAAAATATGGTTTGGAAATTctctaattttacatttaaataaggaaaaatgtaatgattttgaTCTGTATGGCTCAAATAAGACATTAATCTTTTTTAGTGTTTGACTG
It encodes:
- the LOC124375126 gene encoding corrinoid adenosyltransferase-like: MMLPFFSSSNSHKEGKPAEETTPVEEPVLPFSREGDCGYSLVNDVQLPKDDRIFHAIGNTDELLCHLGVARENAIKNKHPYTDKLTRIQTMLVDIVLAISKQSTKEAFPAKNTKELEEWIIKYSKDLTPAEKYLLPVSTMLL